From Myotis daubentonii chromosome 7, mMyoDau2.1, whole genome shotgun sequence, a single genomic window includes:
- the ARL4C gene encoding ADP-ribosylation factor-like protein 4C encodes MGNISSNISAFQSLHIVMLGLDSAGKTTVLYRLKFNEFVNTVPTIGFNTEKIKLSNGTAKGISCHFWDVGGQEKLRPLWKSYSRCTDGIIYVVDSVDVDRLEEAKTELHKVTKFAENQGTPLLVIANKQDLPKSLPVAEIEKQLALHELIPATTYHVQPACAIIGEGLTEGMDKLYEMILKRRKSLKQKKKR; translated from the coding sequence ATGGGCAACATCTCCTCCAACATCTCGGCCTTCCAGTCCCTGCACATCGTCATGCTGGGCTTGGACTCGGCCGGCAAGACCACGGTGCTCTACCGGCTCAAGTTCAACGAGTTCGTGAACACGGTGCCCACCATCGGCTTCAACACGGAGAAGATCAAGCTGAGCAACGGCACCGCCAAGGGCATCAGCTGCCACTTCTGGGACGTGGGCGGCCAGGAGAAGCTGCGGCCGCTGTGGAAATCCTACAGCCGCTGCACGGACGGCATCATCTACGTGGTGGACTCGGTGGACGTGGACCGGCTGGAGGAGGCCAAAACGGAGCTGCACAAGGTGACCAAGTTCGCCGAGAACCAGGGCACGCCGCTGCTGGTCATCGCCAACAAGCAGGACCTGCCCAAGTCCCTGCCGGTGGCCGAGATCGAGAAGCAGCTGGCGCTGCACGAGCTCATCCCGGCCACCACCTACCACGTCCAGCCGGCGTGCGCCATCATCGGCGAGGGCCTCACCGAGGGCATGGACAAGCTCTATGAGATGATCCTGAAACGCAGGAAGTCCCTTAAGCAGAAGAAGAAGCGGTAA